A single Pseudoalteromonas phenolica DNA region contains:
- a CDS encoding 2Fe-2S iron-sulfur cluster-binding protein, translating to MPEITFIDFSGNETTIDVPTGTSLMQAAMENMIDGIEAECGGSGSCATCHCYLTDDWQGKVNEPNSSEADMLEMVSEPTELSRLSCQVLVSDEHHGLQVRLPESQY from the coding sequence ATGCCTGAAATTACTTTTATTGATTTTAGCGGCAATGAAACCACCATAGATGTGCCGACAGGCACATCTTTAATGCAAGCCGCGATGGAAAACATGATCGACGGTATTGAAGCTGAGTGTGGTGGTTCTGGCAGTTGCGCAACCTGTCATTGTTACTTAACAGACGACTGGCAAGGCAAAGTAAACGAACCAAATAGCAGTGAAGCAGATATGCTAGAAATGGTCTCAGAGCCGACTGAATTAAGTCGTCTAAGTTGCCAGGTATTAGTGTCTGATGAACACCATGGCTTACAAGTGAGATTACCTGAATCTCAATACTAG
- a CDS encoding carboxymuconolactone decarboxylase family protein yields MQQTKNHLVSPVSRADIPELEPILQGIENNLGFIPNGILTMAKNPMLAKAFGQLFGCLSQFEHISTELKWAIATISSNAAGCQYCQGHFSHIASRVNVNRAKVLAAFEFETSILYDDAERAALRFAFAASTSPAHLEKHHYDNLGKHFSEAAVIEISAVIAICGFLNRWNTTMDSQLEADPAAILAEINQLSRFSV; encoded by the coding sequence ATGCAGCAAACTAAAAACCACTTAGTCAGCCCGGTTAGTCGCGCTGATATTCCTGAGTTAGAGCCCATTTTGCAGGGTATTGAGAACAATCTAGGGTTTATACCAAATGGTATTTTGACCATGGCTAAAAACCCAATGCTAGCTAAAGCATTTGGGCAGTTGTTTGGATGCTTAAGCCAATTTGAGCACATAAGCACAGAACTAAAATGGGCAATTGCCACCATCAGCTCCAATGCTGCGGGGTGCCAATATTGTCAAGGGCACTTCTCGCATATCGCCAGTCGCGTGAATGTGAATCGTGCCAAAGTCTTGGCCGCATTTGAATTTGAAACCAGCATTTTATATGACGATGCTGAACGCGCAGCACTTCGCTTTGCATTTGCAGCAAGCACCTCGCCTGCTCATCTAGAAAAACACCATTATGACAACTTAGGTAAGCACTTTAGTGAAGCGGCAGTCATTGAGATTTCTGCTGTCATCGCCATTTGTGGCTTTTTAAATCGCTGGAATACCACCATGGACAGTCAACTAGAGGCCGATCCGGCGGCTATCTTGGCTGAAATTAATCAACTTAGTCGTTTTTCTGTGTAG
- a CDS encoding alpha/beta fold hydrolase, producing the protein MIEELIDFINNELLEGAAPDLDQHTPLLELGILNSLSMVRLLAHVDQRYGAKIPEHDITPVHFENIETLAALINTLSAKDEMQAEQSVSELERLVKLQESYGIQSELVDAGEGFKQHVLRVKGDGPLWILLPALGNPSTSWSSTLRSVQGRHNAVALDLAGFGLSQSANEAPSYVDHVEFTLQYLATLEEQEWVLVANSAGSMIATEIARRFPEKVKALVCSGFGLVEDVENWWGDLKKMSSNPEQFLAAAYYHPPKMTPALESLLDDVLSRPAYHSFLDDYARQSIAKTFDGVMVPTLFVAGNHDQIIPPEWSEKAAELLDKASVTRLSRCGHFSASERPEEFVWVVEDFLNREAM; encoded by the coding sequence ATGATTGAAGAACTAATCGACTTTATAAATAACGAATTACTTGAAGGTGCGGCGCCTGATTTAGATCAGCACACACCGCTTTTAGAGCTAGGTATTTTAAACTCACTATCGATGGTGAGATTACTTGCGCATGTAGATCAGCGTTACGGTGCGAAGATCCCTGAGCACGATATTACCCCTGTGCATTTTGAGAATATAGAAACACTTGCAGCGCTTATTAACACCTTAAGCGCAAAAGATGAAATGCAGGCTGAGCAATCGGTATCTGAGCTAGAGCGACTGGTCAAGTTACAGGAAAGCTATGGCATTCAGAGTGAGCTGGTGGATGCAGGTGAAGGCTTTAAGCAGCATGTATTGCGAGTTAAAGGCGATGGTCCTTTATGGATTTTACTCCCTGCACTTGGCAACCCTTCAACATCTTGGTCTTCCACGTTGCGATCAGTACAAGGTCGTCACAATGCTGTAGCGCTTGATTTAGCGGGTTTTGGTTTGAGCCAAAGTGCCAATGAAGCGCCATCTTATGTTGATCATGTTGAGTTTACATTGCAATACCTTGCAACGCTTGAAGAGCAAGAGTGGGTGCTGGTGGCGAACTCCGCAGGCAGCATGATTGCGACCGAGATTGCACGTCGCTTCCCTGAGAAAGTAAAAGCCCTGGTTTGTAGTGGCTTTGGTTTAGTTGAAGACGTCGAAAATTGGTGGGGCGATTTAAAGAAAATGTCGTCAAACCCAGAGCAATTCTTGGCAGCCGCTTATTACCACCCACCAAAGATGACGCCAGCCTTAGAGTCATTACTAGATGATGTTCTGTCTCGCCCTGCCTATCACAGCTTCTTAGATGACTATGCGCGTCAGTCTATCGCGAAAACCTTTGATGGGGTGATGGTACCTACTTTATTTGTTGCAGGTAATCACGACCAAATTATTCCTCCAGAATGGAGTGAAAAAGCCGCTGAGCTTCTTGATAAAGCCAGTGTTACTCGCCTTTCTCGCTGTGGTCACTTCTCGGCTTCTGAACGCCCAGAAGAGTTTGTTTGGGTAGTGGAAGATTTCTTAAATAGGGAAGCAATGTAA
- a CDS encoding NAD(P)/FAD-dependent oxidoreductase — MDQFKSYDVVIIGSGPAGSLCGIECRKKGLSVLCIEKDEFPRFHIGESLTGNAGQIIRDLGLADEMNAAGFPDKPGVNVIGSLSKNEFFIPILAPTWQVRRSDFDNMLKRRALEHGVEYQQGLVKDVIKHEEKVVGAIYKADGVEHQVRSKVLVDASGQNTFLSRKGIAGKREIEFFSQQIASFAHYKNVERDLPPFSTNTTILYSKQYHWSWIIPISPDTDSLGIVIPKDLYYKECKNPDDAIEWGMEHISPEIRRRFKNAERVGESQSMADFSYRIEPFVGDGWLCIGDAHRFLDPIFSYGVSFAMKEGIKAADAIKRAIDGNDWKTPFYEYRDWSNGGQQIAADLIRYFWIYPIFFGYQMQNPDLRDEVIRLLGGCCFDCEGWKAPTIFRNAIEEYDRKQMAG; from the coding sequence ATGGATCAGTTTAAAAGTTACGACGTTGTTATTATTGGCAGTGGCCCAGCAGGCAGCTTATGCGGTATAGAGTGTCGCAAAAAAGGCTTATCGGTTTTATGTATCGAAAAAGATGAGTTTCCGCGCTTTCACATTGGTGAGTCACTGACTGGTAACGCTGGGCAGATCATTCGTGATCTCGGTTTGGCGGATGAAATGAATGCAGCAGGTTTCCCTGATAAACCTGGTGTGAATGTGATTGGTTCGCTATCAAAGAATGAGTTCTTTATTCCTATTTTAGCGCCGACTTGGCAGGTACGCCGTAGCGACTTTGACAACATGCTAAAGCGAAGAGCCCTAGAGCATGGCGTTGAATATCAGCAAGGCTTAGTTAAAGACGTGATCAAGCATGAAGAAAAAGTGGTTGGCGCGATTTATAAAGCCGATGGCGTTGAGCATCAAGTACGCTCAAAGGTACTGGTAGATGCCAGTGGTCAAAATACCTTTTTATCGCGCAAAGGCATTGCCGGCAAACGTGAAATTGAGTTCTTTTCACAGCAGATCGCTTCTTTTGCACATTATAAAAATGTTGAGCGCGATTTACCGCCTTTCTCAACGAATACCACCATTTTATATTCAAAGCAGTATCACTGGTCGTGGATCATTCCAATCTCGCCAGACACAGACAGTCTAGGAATAGTGATCCCGAAAGACTTGTACTACAAAGAGTGTAAAAACCCAGATGATGCCATCGAATGGGGGATGGAGCATATCAGCCCTGAGATCAGACGCCGTTTCAAAAATGCAGAGCGCGTAGGTGAGTCGCAATCTATGGCAGACTTCTCTTACCGTATTGAGCCGTTTGTAGGAGATGGTTGGTTATGTATCGGTGATGCGCATCGATTCTTAGATCCAATTTTCTCTTATGGTGTGTCATTCGCCATGAAAGAGGGCATTAAAGCCGCGGATGCCATTAAGCGTGCTATCGATGGTAACGATTGGAAAACGCCTTTCTACGAATACCGCGATTGGAGTAATGGCGGTCAGCAAATTGCTGCAGATCTTATTCGTTATTTCTGGATCTACCCAATTTTCTTTGGCTATCAAATGCAAAACCCTGATTTACGCGATGAAGTTATCCGTCTATTAGGTGGCTGTTGCTTTGATTGTGAAGGATGGAAAGCACCGACCATCTTTAGAAATGCCATTGAAGAATACGACCGCAAACAAATGGCTGGTTGA
- a CDS encoding acyl-CoA dehydrogenase family protein yields MNFAWNEDQLALHEHALSFARDLDFSKISAGEFPMEAWQSLGEFGYYGLPVDSRYSPCGSGFDILTTVKILEGLGQGCADTGILFAGAAHTFACVMPIYEHGSETLKHELLPALTSGEKIAANAISEAEAGSDIGKLTTKATREGDYYIINGAKSYVTNGSVADYFVLYATTNPKFGYLGQTAFVVPADLPGIEVGKSYKKLGLDSAQLNQVFFDEVKVHKDYVLGSEGQGARIFAASMDWERCCLFALFIGVMQNDLERCIEFANTRKQGDKTISKFQAVSHRIADMEVRLQSARLLLYFAAWQKSQDVDNTKAVASSKLAISEAFVQSGIDAIRIHGAAGYLQESGIDSSIRDALGSVLFSGTSDIQRELICNRLGLL; encoded by the coding sequence ATGAACTTTGCGTGGAATGAGGATCAGCTCGCATTACATGAGCACGCCTTGAGCTTTGCACGAGATCTCGACTTTTCGAAGATCTCTGCTGGCGAGTTTCCAATGGAAGCTTGGCAATCACTGGGTGAGTTTGGCTACTACGGTTTACCCGTAGATAGCCGCTACTCGCCTTGTGGCAGTGGTTTTGACATTTTAACCACAGTTAAAATTTTAGAGGGTCTTGGTCAAGGTTGTGCAGATACCGGCATTTTATTTGCCGGTGCTGCACACACCTTTGCTTGCGTTATGCCGATTTATGAACATGGTAGTGAAACACTTAAACATGAATTATTACCGGCACTTACCAGTGGTGAGAAAATTGCGGCGAATGCCATTTCTGAAGCTGAAGCAGGGTCAGATATTGGCAAATTAACGACCAAGGCAACCAGAGAGGGTGATTACTACATCATCAATGGTGCCAAGTCTTATGTGACTAATGGCAGTGTGGCCGACTACTTTGTTCTCTATGCGACCACTAACCCAAAGTTTGGCTACTTAGGACAAACAGCCTTTGTTGTGCCTGCTGATTTACCAGGCATTGAAGTGGGAAAAAGCTACAAAAAGTTAGGACTTGACTCGGCGCAGCTCAATCAAGTGTTTTTTGATGAGGTAAAAGTGCATAAGGACTATGTACTAGGCAGTGAAGGGCAGGGGGCGCGTATTTTTGCCGCTTCTATGGATTGGGAGCGTTGTTGTCTATTTGCTTTATTCATTGGTGTGATGCAGAACGATTTAGAGCGCTGCATTGAGTTTGCCAATACCCGTAAGCAGGGCGATAAAACCATCAGTAAATTTCAGGCGGTGTCACATCGTATTGCTGATATGGAAGTACGTTTACAAAGTGCGCGCTTATTGTTGTATTTCGCGGCTTGGCAAAAGTCGCAAGATGTTGATAACACCAAAGCAGTGGCATCAAGTAAATTAGCCATCAGTGAAGCATTTGTGCAATCGGGTATTGACGCTATTCGCATTCATGGCGCGGCCGGTTACTTACAAGAAAGCGGCATAGATAGCAGCATTCGTGATGCCCTAGGGTCGGTGCTGTTTTCAGGTACGTCTGATATTCAACGAGAGCTCATCTGTAACAGGTTGGGCCTGCTATGA